The following are encoded together in the Lactuca sativa cultivar Salinas chromosome 1, Lsat_Salinas_v11, whole genome shotgun sequence genome:
- the LOC111876955 gene encoding putative cyclin-D6-1 isoform X2: MDFFFDLENPLTSFREHQTDTVPSLFADESVLVLHNFPANFRREALTVITKFSENLDPFVAYLAINYMDRFFSTQKINQEKPWIVGLVAISCLSLAVKMKIDDLATPKLQGYECSIYDAKSISRMEVLILSSLKWRMRSITPFSFLYFFLSLFQLQDPCLSNAIKDRASQILLRSPYENKLLEFRPSVIAASALLHASQDLMLPLQHSQFKAAISSCKYLNKESLEECLGVIRDMVSDTSELISVVGNQCTSNESENSTSIKRRKLNTGFSSNQCIIRFSNVQNR; this comes from the exons ATGGATTTCTTCTTTGATCTTGAAAATCCATTGACGAGCTTCAGAGAGCATCAAACCGATACAGTTCCGTCTCTGTTCGCCGATGAATCTGTTCTCGTTCTTCACAATTTTCCCGCCAATTTTCGCCGGGAAGCGTTGACAGTTATTACGAAG TTTTCTGAAAATTTGGATCCGTTCGTAGCTTATCTCGCAATTAATTACATGGATCGATTCTTCTCTACTCAAAAAATT AATCAAGAGAAGCCTTGGATCGTTGGGCTTGTGGCGATTTCGTGCCTTTCTCTCGCTGTAAAAATGAAGATCGACGATTTAGCTACTCCTAAGTTGCAG GGATACGAATGTTCAATTTACGATGCAAAATCAATTAGTCGAATGGAGGTTCTGATTCTCTCCTCTCTTAAATGGCGAATGCGATCAATTACACCATTTTCGTTCCTCTATTTCTTCCTTTCGTTGTTCCAGCTCCAAGATCCATGCTTATCAAACGCTATTAAAGATCGAGCTTCACAGATCTTATTGAGATCTCCTTATG AAAATAAGTTATTAGAGTTTAGACCATCAGTGATTGCAGCATCTGCTCTTCTTCATGCATCTCAAGATCTCATGCTTCCTCTTCAACATTCTCAATTCAAAGCTGCAATTTCCTCTTGTAAATATCTAAACAAA GAAAGCTTGGAGGAATGCTTAGGTGTAATTCGGGACATGGTATCAGATACAAGTGAGTTGATTAGTGTTGTTGGCAATCAATGTACAAGCAACGAAAGCGAGAATAGTACAAGCATTAAGCGTAGAAAATTGAACACGGGTTTTAGCAGTAATCAATGCATCATTCGATTTTCAAATGTTCAGAATCGTTGA
- the LOC111876955 gene encoding putative cyclin-D6-1 isoform X1: MDFFFDLENPLTSFREHQTDTVPSLFADESVLVLHNFPANFRREALTVITKFSENLDPFVAYLAINYMDRFFSTQKIVNQEKPWIVGLVAISCLSLAVKMKIDDLATPKLQGYECSIYDAKSISRMEVLILSSLKWRMRSITPFSFLYFFLSLFQLQDPCLSNAIKDRASQILLRSPYENKLLEFRPSVIAASALLHASQDLMLPLQHSQFKAAISSCKYLNKESLEECLGVIRDMVSDTSELISVVGNQCTSNESENSTSIKRRKLNTGFSSNQCIIRFSNVQNR, encoded by the exons ATGGATTTCTTCTTTGATCTTGAAAATCCATTGACGAGCTTCAGAGAGCATCAAACCGATACAGTTCCGTCTCTGTTCGCCGATGAATCTGTTCTCGTTCTTCACAATTTTCCCGCCAATTTTCGCCGGGAAGCGTTGACAGTTATTACGAAG TTTTCTGAAAATTTGGATCCGTTCGTAGCTTATCTCGCAATTAATTACATGGATCGATTCTTCTCTACTCAAAAAATTGTG AATCAAGAGAAGCCTTGGATCGTTGGGCTTGTGGCGATTTCGTGCCTTTCTCTCGCTGTAAAAATGAAGATCGACGATTTAGCTACTCCTAAGTTGCAG GGATACGAATGTTCAATTTACGATGCAAAATCAATTAGTCGAATGGAGGTTCTGATTCTCTCCTCTCTTAAATGGCGAATGCGATCAATTACACCATTTTCGTTCCTCTATTTCTTCCTTTCGTTGTTCCAGCTCCAAGATCCATGCTTATCAAACGCTATTAAAGATCGAGCTTCACAGATCTTATTGAGATCTCCTTATG AAAATAAGTTATTAGAGTTTAGACCATCAGTGATTGCAGCATCTGCTCTTCTTCATGCATCTCAAGATCTCATGCTTCCTCTTCAACATTCTCAATTCAAAGCTGCAATTTCCTCTTGTAAATATCTAAACAAA GAAAGCTTGGAGGAATGCTTAGGTGTAATTCGGGACATGGTATCAGATACAAGTGAGTTGATTAGTGTTGTTGGCAATCAATGTACAAGCAACGAAAGCGAGAATAGTACAAGCATTAAGCGTAGAAAATTGAACACGGGTTTTAGCAGTAATCAATGCATCATTCGATTTTCAAATGTTCAGAATCGTTGA